One genomic window of Scylla paramamosain isolate STU-SP2022 chromosome 20, ASM3559412v1, whole genome shotgun sequence includes the following:
- the LOC135110719 gene encoding uncharacterized protein LOC135110719: MAREVILKLDRWLKAEEATTLEEVKGVIQTEQFMSQMPLSVRCELASHDVKDVMEAGRRADKYCAVRGMNGDEHHEGRKPFSSRNDGHQRYKNDSQMSSTSVHRSNQPRPNNYSFPHTYTMPPPADHNMRSAPYGSRPRSTTYYQKGSGDEGAVKCLGCGSSGHRKFQCPKGRPKPVGAVAAQRDLIKYVENMNAEIQEEPPKDEGFEHFTSKGTVKVEGSPEKVIRILRDTGANQSLILSSVLPWNEETSTGREVSCKGAGGQFSIPLHKVWLDCGYVTGEVTVGVKEALPVDGVDMLVGNDLAGGRVIPKLQMVDNPLIGMTETTTPAAVPHSTDGEAEVPELFPVCAVTRAMARKERMDAEGATQEDEGLGVLFEEPDEKGTNPECTSGGPVVGQVGPNLDFLVQKNELIKAQESDESLKSAWNEANRLGELDNEYVGYYVNNGVLMRSWRPLTAPTSDHWMVKRQIVVPWVYRKKILEMAHEGGQAELGDSPCPPSPYTCGRGTIQFPEAIPLRSINSKNIVRELVKFFSWVGIPKVLQSDQGSNFTSRAFKEILRGLKIEQRLSSAYHPQSQGCVERFHQTLKNTLRMYCEEMSVQWDEDYNLEIHHVKGSENIIADALSRAPPSREAS, from the exons ATGGCTCGAGAGGTTATCCTTAAACTGGATCGGTGGCTGAAGGCCGAGGAAGCCACTACGCTTGAAGAGGTAAAAGGAGTTATACAGACGGAACAATTTATGAGCCAAATGCCCCTCAGTGTAAGATGTGAGCTCGCATCACACGACGTGAAAGACGTGATGGAAGCCGGACGCAGAGCTGACAAGTACTGTGCGGTCCGTGGGATGAACGGAGATGAACACCATGAAGGGAGAAAGCCATTCTCCAGCAGAAATGATGGTCATCAGAGATATAAGAATGACAGTCAGATGAGCTCGACATCAGTCCACAGATCAAACCAGCCCCGCCCTAACAACTATagttttccccacacttacaccaTGCCCCCGCCAGCCGACCACAACATGAGGTCTGCGCCCTATGGGAGTAGGCCCAGGAGCACTACCTATTACCAGAAGGGTAGTGGGGATGAAGGTGCAGTTAAGTGCCTTGGATGTGGAAGTAGCGGGCATAGGAAGTTCCAGTGTCCGAAGGGACGGCCGAAGCCAGTGGGAGCAGTTGCCGCCCAAAGAGACCTGATAAAGTATGTGGAGAATATGAAtgcagagatacaagaggagccGCCGAAAGATGAGGGCTTTGAGCACTTCACCAGTAAGGGCAcagtgaaagtggagggaagtccaGAGAAGGTGATCAGAATCCTTCGGGATACGGGAGCTAACCAGAGCCTGATCTTAAGTAGTGTACTCCCATGGAATGAGGAGACCAGCACTGGCAGAGAGGTCTCATGCAAGGGTGCAGGGGGCCAGTTCAGTATTCCCCTGCACAAAGTTTGGCTGGACTGTGGATACGTCACtggagaggtgacggtgggagtgaaggaggcactgcCCGTAGATGGAGTGGATATGCTGGTTGGGAACGACCTGGCTGGAGGTCGAGTTATCCCTAAACTTCAGATGGTAGACAACCCTCTGATAGGGATGACGGAAACCACCACTCCAGCAGCAGTCCCTCACTCAACAGATGGGGAGGCAGAGGTGCCtgaattgttcccagtctgCGCAGTGACCCGAGCGATGGCCCGGAAAGAACGCATGGACGCCGAGGGAGCAACGCAGGAGGACGAAGGCCTGGGCGTTCTGTTTGAGGaacctgatgaaaaaggaaCTAACCCGGAGTGCACGAGTGGTGGACCGGTTGTAGGTCAGGTGGGGCCCAACCTTGATTTTCTGGTACAAAAGAACGAGTTGATAAAAGCTCAGGAGAGTGATGAAAGCTTGAAGTCTGCTTGGAATGAGGCTAACAGGCTGGGTGAGCTTGACAATGAGTACGTGGGCTACTACGTGAATAACGGGGTATTAATGAGAAGTTGGAGGCCCCTGACAGCCCCAACCTCCGATCACTGGATGGTGAAAAGGCAGATTGTGGTGCCATGggtgtataggaagaaaattttggagatggcacacgaag GTGGGCAAGCCGAACTAGGTGATTCGCCCTGCCCCCCTTCACCCTATACCTGTGGTCGAGGAACCATTCA GTTTCCTGAGGCCATTCCCCTCAGGAGTATAAACTCTAAAAACATTGTGAGGGAACTGGTGAAATTTTTCTCCTGGGTGGGAATCCCTAAGGTGTTGCAGTCAGACCAGGgaagtaatttcacttctcGTGCATTCAAGGAAATCCTAAGGGGTCTGAAGATTGAACAGAGACTGTCGAGTGCTTATCACCCTCAGTCTCAGGGTTGTGTAGAAAGATTTCACcaaactctcaaaaacactctcaggatgtattgtgaggagatgagtgttcAGTGGGATGAG GACTATAACTTAGAGATTCACCATGTGAAAGGCAGTGAGAATATTATTGCCGATGCCTTGTCCCGCGCACCGCCTAGTCGTGAGGCATCCTAa